A single genomic interval of Arthrobacter methylotrophus harbors:
- a CDS encoding cytidine deaminase: protein MAVTDTDVDWAALEAAAVAAMEKAYAPYSKFPVGAAALTEDGRIVSGCNVENASYGLTLCAECALVGDLHMGGGGRLRAFYCVDAKGNVLMPCGRCRQLLYEFRAPGMQLMTTQGIKTMDQVLPDAFGPDNLKENR from the coding sequence GTGGCCGTCACGGATACCGACGTGGACTGGGCTGCCCTTGAGGCTGCCGCGGTTGCCGCCATGGAGAAGGCCTACGCTCCGTATTCGAAGTTCCCGGTGGGGGCTGCAGCCCTCACCGAGGACGGCCGGATCGTCAGTGGCTGCAACGTGGAGAACGCCAGCTATGGTCTCACGCTGTGCGCCGAGTGCGCTCTGGTGGGAGATCTCCATATGGGTGGCGGCGGCAGGCTACGGGCGTTCTATTGCGTCGACGCGAAGGGCAATGTTCTCATGCCGTGTGGACGCTGCAGGCAATTGCTGTATGAATTCCGGGCACCCGGCATGCAGCTCATGACAACGCAAGGCATCAAGACCATGGACCAAGTGCTGCCCGATGCCTTCGGTCCCGACAACCTGAAGGAGAACCGGTGA
- a CDS encoding ABC transporter permease has translation MSTTTTQSGSGKPAGRAPARSAKTGSSELVSWKAGIGLSLLAILGTVLFGFMSDSKSAGFGIAEAANEAASNVAAWVTLVLALLLSAWLGYLWFVRRRAGLTPGGGTVPRWLPASTVAAVAVLGLAALGVAKVAKITLPSAAIGWISAVVLLGLAGYSVYRTQAKKATPRWVGGTFAAVFLIGFMVWIVAGGNGDAPSISLAGLIAGSVTLAVPLVFGSLSGVLCERVGVVNIAIEGQLLLGAFSAAVVATVTQNVYAGLVAAAVAGALVSLVLAVVSIKYLVNQIIVGVVLNVLISGLTSFLFSTLLTANPDGLNKPGRLPPVDIPFLSDIPIIGPILFHQSLVGYLMYVAVIVVYLGLFHTKWGLRVRAVGEHPQAADTVGINVNRTRFWNVLMGGAIAGIGGSFFTLVSVDAFSKDMSGGRGYIALAALIFGRWNPIGAFLAALLFGFADNLQSVITIIGSPVPSQFMAMLPYALTVFAVAGLVGRSRPPAASGIPYVKG, from the coding sequence ATGAGCACCACAACAACCCAGTCCGGTAGTGGTAAGCCCGCCGGCCGCGCACCTGCGCGCTCCGCTAAGACGGGTTCCAGCGAGCTGGTGAGCTGGAAAGCCGGAATCGGCCTGTCCCTGCTCGCCATCCTGGGAACCGTGCTGTTCGGCTTCATGTCCGATTCGAAGTCCGCAGGCTTCGGCATCGCCGAGGCGGCCAACGAAGCGGCCTCCAACGTAGCTGCGTGGGTCACGCTGGTCCTGGCCCTCCTGCTTTCGGCGTGGCTCGGCTACTTGTGGTTCGTCCGCCGTCGTGCTGGCCTCACGCCGGGGGGAGGCACAGTACCGCGTTGGCTGCCCGCCTCCACGGTCGCCGCCGTTGCGGTTCTGGGCCTTGCTGCGCTGGGAGTCGCGAAGGTTGCGAAGATCACGCTTCCTTCCGCCGCCATCGGCTGGATCAGCGCGGTGGTTCTCCTGGGCTTGGCTGGCTACTCCGTCTACCGCACGCAGGCGAAGAAGGCCACGCCGCGCTGGGTGGGAGGTACCTTTGCAGCAGTGTTCCTCATTGGGTTCATGGTCTGGATCGTGGCCGGTGGAAATGGCGACGCTCCGTCGATATCCCTCGCCGGGCTGATCGCCGGCTCCGTCACCTTGGCCGTGCCGCTGGTCTTCGGCTCCCTTTCCGGCGTCCTGTGCGAACGCGTCGGCGTAGTGAACATCGCCATTGAAGGCCAGCTCCTGCTGGGAGCGTTCTCCGCTGCGGTCGTTGCCACGGTGACACAAAACGTTTACGCCGGACTGGTCGCGGCGGCCGTTGCCGGAGCCCTTGTTTCCTTGGTCCTGGCTGTGGTGAGCATCAAGTACCTTGTCAACCAGATCATCGTCGGCGTCGTGCTCAATGTGCTGATCAGCGGCCTGACGAGCTTCCTCTTTTCGACGCTGCTGACCGCCAACCCGGACGGACTGAACAAGCCCGGCCGCCTGCCTCCGGTCGATATTCCCTTCCTGTCCGATATCCCCATCATCGGACCGATCCTGTTCCACCAATCCCTGGTGGGCTACTTGATGTACGTCGCCGTGATCGTGGTTTACCTCGGCCTTTTCCACACGAAGTGGGGGCTTCGAGTGAGAGCCGTCGGTGAGCACCCGCAGGCAGCGGACACCGTGGGCATCAACGTCAACCGGACCCGTTTCTGGAACGTGCTCATGGGCGGCGCCATCGCGGGCATTGGCGGTTCGTTCTTCACGCTGGTATCCGTGGATGCATTCAGCAAGGACATGTCCGGTGGTCGCGGGTATATCGCCCTGGCGGCGTTGATCTTCGGACGCTGGAACCCTATCGGCGCCTTCCTGGCCGCATTGTTGTTCGGCTTCGCGGACAACCTCCAGAGCGTCATCACCATCATCGGATCTCCCGTGCCGAGCCAGTTCATGGCCATGCTGCCCTACGCGCTGACGGTCTTCGCCGTCGCTGGACTGGTGGGTAGGTCCCGTCCACCGGCGGCAAGCGGCATACCGTACGTCAAGGGTTGA
- a CDS encoding ABC transporter permease, with protein sequence MSESNIPRQENGVEPERPETLSDEVVLDVALDTADGAMAPSAIPATSQGGRIPHAPSGSLFRQIVTGNAMVSVLSVVLAIVLGGILMAVTNPRVAETAGYFFAQPGDMLTEVFKPYVALVQGSLFNWAGADAAAQLYPITETLTVSTPLILAGLGVALAFRAGLFNIGAQGQIIFGALFGAYVGFTWHLPFLVHLLLVIVAGFVGGAVWGGVVGLLKARTGAHEVIVTIMLNYIANFLLLFLLTTPAFQRKGSTNPISPFLDQSALFPELLGPQFRLHAGFLLAVLATVFVWWLLKRSTLGFEFRAVGANQNAARTAGINVPRAVILVMAIAGALAGLAGIAQVSGTEKYLSGGVAASIGFDAITVALLGRSTPWGTFFAGLLFGAFRAGGVAMQAETQTPIDIVLVIQSLIVLFIAAPPLVRAIFGLNPRKKKKATGGPGSGSVTSGKIESGAATA encoded by the coding sequence ATGTCTGAGTCCAACATCCCTCGGCAAGAAAACGGCGTCGAGCCGGAGCGCCCGGAAACACTGAGCGATGAGGTCGTCCTGGATGTCGCCTTGGACACCGCGGACGGTGCCATGGCGCCGTCTGCGATTCCGGCCACTAGCCAGGGTGGCCGGATCCCGCATGCCCCAAGTGGTTCTCTCTTCCGTCAGATCGTGACGGGAAACGCCATGGTGTCGGTGTTGTCCGTTGTTCTCGCGATTGTGCTCGGCGGAATCCTGATGGCTGTGACAAACCCCAGAGTGGCCGAAACTGCGGGATATTTCTTCGCACAGCCGGGGGACATGCTCACTGAGGTCTTCAAGCCCTACGTGGCACTGGTCCAAGGCTCGCTGTTCAACTGGGCCGGGGCCGACGCCGCAGCCCAGCTGTACCCGATCACCGAGACACTCACGGTTTCCACGCCCTTGATTTTGGCAGGACTCGGCGTGGCCCTGGCCTTCCGCGCGGGGCTGTTCAACATCGGCGCTCAAGGGCAAATCATCTTCGGCGCCCTGTTCGGCGCATACGTCGGCTTCACCTGGCATTTGCCGTTCTTGGTTCACCTGCTGCTTGTCATCGTTGCCGGATTCGTTGGCGGCGCGGTGTGGGGCGGCGTCGTAGGACTCCTGAAGGCCCGGACCGGTGCGCACGAGGTCATCGTGACCATCATGCTCAACTACATCGCCAATTTCCTGCTCCTGTTCCTCCTGACCACTCCGGCTTTCCAGCGCAAGGGCTCTACCAACCCGATTTCGCCCTTCCTGGACCAGTCGGCACTTTTTCCAGAGCTCCTGGGGCCCCAGTTCAGGCTCCACGCCGGATTCCTCTTGGCAGTGCTGGCAACGGTCTTCGTCTGGTGGCTCCTGAAACGCTCCACGCTCGGCTTTGAATTCCGGGCCGTCGGTGCGAACCAGAACGCAGCACGCACAGCCGGCATCAACGTGCCGCGCGCCGTGATACTGGTGATGGCGATTGCGGGTGCCCTTGCCGGACTGGCAGGCATCGCGCAGGTATCCGGAACGGAAAAATACCTCTCGGGAGGCGTAGCGGCTTCCATCGGATTCGATGCAATCACTGTTGCGCTGCTGGGACGTTCGACGCCGTGGGGAACCTTCTTCGCCGGTCTGCTCTTCGGTGCGTTCCGTGCGGGAGGCGTCGCGATGCAGGCCGAGACCCAGACGCCCATCGACATCGTCTTGGTCATCCAGTCCTTGATCGTCCTGTTCATTGCGGCACCGCCGCTGGTGCGCGCGATCTTCGGACTCAACCCCCGGAAAAAGAAGAAGGCCACGGGCGGCCCTGGCTCCGGATCCGTCACCTCCGGAAAAATCGAGAGCGGAGCTGCGACAGCATGA
- a CDS encoding ABC transporter ATP-binding protein yields the protein MKLELKGITKRFGSLVANDHIDLVVEPGQVHCLLGENGAGKSTLMNVLYGLYDPSDGEILIDGKPVVFKGPGDAMAAGIGMVHQHFMLIPVFTVAENVALGNEATKAGGFLNLDETRRKISEISKQYGFHVNPDALVEDLPVGVQQRVEIIKALVRDAEVLILDEPTAVLTPQETDELLDIIRQLKADGKSIVFISHKLREVKEISDIITVIRRGKVVGSADPSASPTELASAMVGRAVNLTLEKKPAQPGELTFKVRDLTVVDHNGQHVVDGLSFDIAKGEVLAIAGVQGNGQTELTEAILGTQPHVTGSITLDGVELLGKSVKEVLSAGVGFVPEDRKIDGLVGTFSISENMILDLYDKPPFAQGIGMKPALIASHAARKVEEFDVRTPSIDAAVGTLSGGNQQKVVLARELSRPLRLFIASQPTRGLDVGSIEFVHKRVIAERDNGTPVMIVSTELDEVLELADRIAVLYRGKLVGIVPAGASRDVLGLMMAGVPEHEAELAAHKTLEGGTHV from the coding sequence TTGAAACTCGAACTGAAAGGGATCACGAAGCGCTTCGGATCCCTTGTAGCCAATGACCACATCGACCTCGTGGTTGAACCCGGCCAAGTCCATTGCCTCTTGGGCGAAAACGGTGCCGGAAAATCCACCCTGATGAATGTCCTTTATGGACTCTATGACCCCAGCGACGGTGAAATCCTGATCGACGGCAAGCCGGTCGTCTTCAAGGGCCCAGGGGATGCCATGGCGGCCGGAATCGGTATGGTCCACCAGCATTTCATGCTTATTCCGGTATTCACCGTGGCCGAAAATGTCGCGTTGGGAAATGAAGCCACCAAGGCAGGCGGTTTCCTGAACCTGGATGAAACGCGCCGCAAGATCTCCGAGATTTCCAAGCAGTACGGGTTCCACGTCAACCCCGATGCTCTCGTGGAGGACCTTCCCGTGGGCGTGCAGCAACGGGTTGAGATCATCAAGGCGCTGGTACGCGACGCCGAAGTCCTCATCCTCGATGAGCCGACAGCCGTTCTCACTCCGCAGGAAACCGATGAACTCCTGGATATCATCCGACAGCTCAAAGCGGACGGAAAATCAATTGTCTTCATTTCGCACAAACTGCGTGAGGTGAAGGAAATTTCGGACATCATCACCGTCATCCGTCGGGGGAAAGTGGTGGGCTCGGCGGATCCTTCAGCCTCCCCGACGGAGCTCGCTTCGGCGATGGTGGGCCGGGCGGTCAACCTGACCCTGGAGAAGAAACCCGCGCAACCGGGTGAGCTGACCTTCAAGGTCCGGGACCTCACCGTCGTCGACCACAATGGCCAACACGTCGTGGACGGGCTGAGCTTCGACATCGCCAAGGGGGAAGTGCTCGCCATCGCCGGTGTCCAAGGCAACGGCCAGACGGAGCTGACGGAGGCCATCCTCGGCACCCAACCCCACGTGACCGGGTCCATCACCCTCGACGGGGTCGAACTGCTCGGCAAGAGCGTCAAAGAGGTTCTCTCCGCCGGCGTTGGATTCGTCCCCGAGGACCGCAAGATCGATGGCCTGGTAGGTACGTTCTCCATTTCCGAGAATATGATCCTGGACCTCTATGACAAGCCGCCCTTTGCCCAGGGGATCGGCATGAAACCGGCCCTGATTGCTTCCCATGCGGCGAGAAAAGTCGAGGAGTTCGATGTTCGGACGCCGTCGATCGATGCCGCCGTGGGCACGCTCTCCGGCGGTAACCAGCAAAAGGTGGTGCTGGCGAGGGAGCTGTCCAGGCCATTGAGGCTCTTCATCGCGTCCCAGCCCACGCGTGGCCTCGACGTCGGCTCCATAGAATTCGTGCACAAACGGGTCATTGCCGAACGGGACAACGGAACTCCGGTGATGATCGTGTCAACGGAGCTCGATGAAGTTCTTGAGCTCGCTGACAGGATCGCCGTTCTCTACCGCGGAAAGCTGGTTGGAATTGTTCCCGCCGGCGCCTCCCGCGATGTGCTCGGCTTGATGATGGCCGGCGTTCCGGAACATGAGGCTGAACTGGCCGCGCACAAAACCCTCGAGGGAGGAACACATGTCTGA
- a CDS encoding BMP family ABC transporter substrate-binding protein: MKQSLRGTLKRGSFAGVATAGAAALLLAGCGSAPSASSSGSATKSDYTACMVSDSGGFDDKSFNQSGYEGLQAAAKDLNIQEKHVQSKADTDYDPNLRSMVQQGCKLTVTVGFLLGDATKNIATANPNNHFAIIDYSDPTFPKNVKPIVYDTAQAAFLAGYLAAGTSKTGKVATFGGLNIPTVSIFMDGFADGVKYYNQKKGKSVQLLGWDKDKQDGTFVGDFKQVDKGKVLTQGFLDQGADVVLPVAGPVGAGAGSAILDAKAKGTDAKLIWVDSDGYLTAPAYKSVILTSVQKTMATAVETVIKADKDGKFDPSPYVGTLDNGGVALAPFHDLDSAVPADMKSDLDQLKKDIISGAVKVESKSSPK; the protein is encoded by the coding sequence TTGAAGCAATCACTGCGTGGCACCCTCAAGCGCGGTTCATTTGCGGGCGTCGCAACTGCGGGTGCCGCTGCTCTTTTGCTGGCAGGCTGCGGCAGCGCACCGTCTGCGTCCAGTTCGGGCAGCGCCACCAAATCGGACTACACCGCGTGCATGGTTTCCGATTCCGGTGGCTTCGATGACAAGTCGTTCAACCAGTCGGGCTATGAGGGACTTCAGGCGGCAGCGAAGGACCTGAACATCCAGGAAAAGCACGTCCAGTCCAAGGCCGACACGGACTACGATCCCAACCTCCGTTCGATGGTCCAGCAGGGCTGCAAGCTGACGGTCACCGTCGGCTTCCTCCTGGGCGACGCCACCAAGAACATCGCCACGGCAAACCCGAACAACCACTTCGCCATCATCGACTACTCGGACCCCACCTTTCCGAAGAACGTCAAGCCGATTGTCTATGACACGGCCCAGGCTGCCTTCCTGGCCGGTTACCTGGCCGCTGGTACCTCCAAGACCGGCAAGGTCGCCACTTTCGGCGGACTCAACATCCCCACCGTGAGCATCTTCATGGACGGCTTCGCCGATGGCGTGAAGTACTACAACCAGAAGAAGGGCAAGTCCGTCCAACTGCTTGGCTGGGACAAGGACAAGCAGGACGGGACGTTCGTTGGCGACTTCAAGCAGGTCGACAAGGGCAAGGTCCTCACCCAGGGATTCCTGGACCAAGGCGCCGACGTTGTCCTTCCTGTCGCAGGGCCGGTAGGCGCAGGCGCCGGCAGTGCGATCCTCGACGCCAAGGCAAAGGGCACGGACGCCAAGCTGATCTGGGTCGACTCTGACGGCTACCTGACCGCACCCGCCTACAAGTCGGTCATCCTGACTTCCGTCCAGAAGACCATGGCAACCGCCGTCGAAACGGTCATCAAGGCGGACAAGGACGGCAAGTTCGACCCCAGCCCGTACGTTGGCACGCTCGATAACGGGGGCGTGGCGCTTGCCCCGTTCCACGATCTCGACTCCGCAGTGCCGGCTGACATGAAGAGCGATCTTGACCAGCTGAAGAAGGACATTATCTCCGGCGCAGTCAAAGTCGAATCAAAGTCCAGCCCGAAGTAG
- a CDS encoding NADP-dependent oxidoreductase, translating into MSTALPRSTREIQLASRPQGRPVQENFRLAETDLPELKDGQVLVRNEFMSVDPYMRGRMNDVKSYSAPFRLDTALDGGAVGEVIASRSDALKVGDVVVHQLGWRDFSVVDAASATPVPAGMAPTSAFLGALGMTGLTAYAGLLKVAEFKAGDVVFVSGAAGAVGSMVGQIAKAMGAPKVIGSAGSPEKVARLLELGFDAAFDYHDGPVAEKLREAAGERGIDVYFDNVGGEHLEAALSVLTVGGRVAMCGAISQYNSTEPSPAPRNLAVAIGKQLTLRGFLVSGQRQHAAEFAGRMAGWLADGTVRYDETIVDGLENAPQAFIDLLDGANTGKMLVRLP; encoded by the coding sequence ATGAGCACCGCACTTCCCCGCAGCACCCGCGAAATACAGCTGGCGTCCCGCCCGCAGGGACGCCCTGTCCAGGAGAACTTCCGGCTGGCCGAGACCGATCTGCCGGAGCTTAAGGACGGCCAGGTCCTGGTCCGCAATGAGTTCATGTCGGTCGATCCCTACATGCGCGGCCGCATGAATGACGTGAAGTCCTACTCCGCACCCTTCCGCCTCGATACAGCGCTCGACGGCGGTGCGGTCGGCGAGGTGATCGCGTCCCGTTCCGACGCGCTCAAGGTGGGCGACGTCGTCGTGCACCAGCTCGGATGGCGCGATTTCTCCGTGGTGGACGCCGCAAGCGCGACGCCGGTCCCGGCCGGCATGGCGCCGACTTCGGCATTCCTCGGCGCGCTCGGCATGACGGGCCTGACGGCGTACGCCGGCTTGCTCAAGGTGGCCGAGTTCAAAGCCGGGGACGTCGTCTTCGTTTCCGGTGCTGCAGGCGCCGTCGGCTCGATGGTTGGGCAGATCGCCAAAGCCATGGGTGCCCCCAAAGTCATCGGCAGCGCTGGCTCGCCGGAAAAGGTGGCGCGCTTGTTGGAACTCGGCTTCGATGCCGCTTTCGACTACCACGACGGTCCCGTAGCGGAGAAACTCCGTGAGGCGGCTGGGGAGCGGGGCATCGATGTCTACTTCGACAACGTGGGCGGCGAACACCTCGAGGCGGCCCTCTCAGTCCTCACGGTAGGCGGTCGCGTGGCAATGTGCGGTGCGATCTCGCAGTACAACTCCACGGAGCCAAGTCCTGCCCCTCGGAACCTGGCGGTGGCCATCGGAAAGCAACTGACCCTCCGGGGCTTCCTGGTGAGCGGGCAGCGCCAGCACGCCGCCGAGTTCGCCGGGCGGATGGCCGGATGGCTGGCCGACGGAACGGTCCGCTATGACGAGACGATCGTTGACGGGCTGGAAAACGCCCCGCAGGCCTTTATCGATCTCCTGGATGGGGCCAACACGGGCAAGATGCTGGTCCGCCTGCCCTGA
- a CDS encoding organic hydroperoxide resistance protein: MKTLYTAEALASGEGRDGNARSNDGKLDVALASPVELGGNGLGTNPEQLFAAGYAACFHSALRLVGRKARVDLSDSAVAAKIRFGALEDREGYGLAAELEIALPAVDRETAEQLVAKAHQICPYSNATRGNIAVDIKVVEVAA, from the coding sequence GTGAAGACTTTGTACACGGCCGAGGCGCTGGCCTCCGGCGAAGGCCGCGACGGCAACGCACGCAGCAACGACGGCAAGCTGGATGTGGCTCTTGCCAGCCCGGTGGAACTGGGCGGAAACGGCCTGGGTACCAACCCGGAGCAACTTTTCGCCGCCGGTTACGCCGCATGCTTCCACTCCGCACTCAGGCTGGTGGGGCGAAAGGCCCGGGTGGATCTGAGCGATTCCGCGGTCGCAGCGAAGATCCGCTTCGGCGCCCTGGAAGACCGCGAAGGCTACGGTCTCGCCGCCGAACTTGAAATCGCCCTTCCCGCCGTAGACCGCGAGACGGCCGAGCAGCTCGTGGCCAAGGCCCACCAGATCTGCCCGTATTCCAACGCGACCCGCGGCAACATCGCCGTCGACATCAAGGTTGTGGAGGTGGCCGCATGA
- a CDS encoding MarR family transcriptional regulator, whose product MSETPRLNRQVCFALYSASKAATAVYRPVLDELGLTYPQYLVMLVLWESEPRSVRELGVELGLDSGTLSPLLKRLESVGLVERRRSAEDERRVEVHLSNAGRALSSRAKTVPQRLADSAGLSASELAQLHDTLGRLTAALHSAI is encoded by the coding sequence ATGAGTGAAACCCCCCGTCTCAACCGCCAGGTTTGTTTCGCCCTCTACTCCGCTTCGAAGGCGGCGACGGCGGTCTACCGGCCGGTGCTGGACGAGCTTGGGCTGACGTATCCGCAGTACCTCGTGATGCTGGTCCTCTGGGAAAGCGAGCCACGAAGCGTCCGCGAACTGGGCGTGGAATTGGGACTCGACTCGGGTACCCTGTCTCCGCTGCTCAAGAGGCTTGAATCCGTGGGCCTCGTGGAGCGCCGGCGTTCGGCCGAGGATGAGCGTCGCGTCGAGGTCCACCTTAGCAATGCGGGCCGGGCCCTCAGCAGTCGGGCGAAGACGGTGCCGCAACGGCTAGCCGACTCCGCCGGCTTGAGTGCCTCTGAGCTTGCGCAGCTTCACGACACCCTTGGCCGGCTCACGGCCGCCCTCCATTCAGCCATCTGA
- a CDS encoding amidohydrolase: MRNFTTETEPTPVVKPWLEDLLPELIEFRRDLHAHPELSFKEFRTTEKLAERLEAAGLKPRRLEGSGLTVDVGDGPIATALRGDIDALPIIEETGLPFASKNHGVTHACGHDVHTTSMLGIALVLQAMHQESPLGGTVRIIFQPAEETMPGGALSCIEQGVLQGVPRILALHCDPRINVGKIGTRIGAITSASDTIKIELTGRGGHTSRPHLTEDLVFALAQIAVNVPAVLSRRVDVRSGVSVVWGQITAGSAPNAIPASGYMAGTMRCLDRDAWHSAGELLDDVVQQVAAPYGVDVHLEHTRGVPPVVNSEHETALIEAAARAELGEHAVVLTPQSMGGEDFAWFLADLPGAMMRLGTHTPGGEEYDLHRGDFIVDERALGFAIQVLAAAALRTIRDL; this comes from the coding sequence GTGCGCAATTTCACTACTGAAACCGAGCCGACCCCCGTGGTGAAGCCGTGGCTTGAAGACCTCCTGCCGGAACTCATCGAATTCCGGAGGGACTTGCATGCGCACCCGGAACTTTCCTTCAAGGAATTCCGAACGACGGAAAAACTGGCAGAACGGCTCGAAGCTGCGGGGCTGAAGCCCCGCAGGCTCGAAGGCTCAGGGCTGACGGTCGACGTCGGCGACGGACCCATCGCCACCGCGCTGCGCGGAGACATTGACGCCCTCCCCATCATCGAGGAGACCGGGCTTCCCTTCGCGTCGAAGAACCACGGTGTCACCCACGCGTGCGGGCACGACGTCCACACCACCAGCATGCTTGGCATCGCCTTGGTGCTGCAGGCCATGCACCAGGAGTCCCCGCTGGGCGGCACGGTCCGCATCATCTTCCAGCCGGCGGAGGAAACCATGCCCGGCGGGGCGTTGTCCTGCATCGAACAGGGGGTCCTTCAGGGTGTTCCGCGGATCCTGGCACTCCACTGTGATCCGCGTATCAACGTGGGCAAGATCGGCACGCGCATCGGCGCCATCACCTCGGCGTCGGACACCATCAAGATTGAACTGACAGGGCGGGGTGGTCACACGTCCCGTCCGCACCTGACTGAGGACCTCGTCTTCGCGCTGGCCCAGATCGCGGTCAATGTCCCGGCCGTGCTGTCGCGTCGCGTGGATGTACGCAGCGGCGTCTCGGTGGTCTGGGGCCAGATCACTGCAGGTTCGGCGCCCAACGCCATCCCCGCCAGCGGCTACATGGCGGGTACCATGCGGTGCCTGGACCGTGACGCTTGGCACAGTGCGGGGGAGTTGTTGGACGATGTCGTCCAGCAAGTTGCTGCGCCGTACGGGGTGGATGTCCACCTTGAGCACACGCGCGGCGTCCCGCCCGTGGTCAACTCGGAACACGAAACCGCCCTCATTGAGGCCGCGGCACGTGCCGAACTCGGCGAGCATGCCGTCGTCTTGACGCCGCAGTCCATGGGTGGTGAGGATTTCGCCTGGTTCCTGGCTGACCTGCCCGGCGCCATGATGCGGCTCGGAACCCACACGCCAGGCGGTGAAGAATACGATCTCCACCGGGGTGACTTCATCGTGGACGAGCGTGCGCTCGGCTTCGCGATTCAAGTCCTGGCCGCCGCCGCGCTACGCACCATCAGGGATCTCTAA
- a CDS encoding mannose-1-phosphate guanylyltransferase, protein MRHFHAVIPAGGVGTRLWPLSRAAAPKFLHDLTGSGSTLLRATYDRLEPLAGNRVLVVTGVAHRAAVCRQLPEVGDDELVLESEPKDSGAAIGLAAAILHRRDPDTIMGSFAADHVISPDNLFQETVREAIHTAAAGKIVTIGIKPTHPSTGFGYIRTGNLLNIDDAPNAHAVVEFVEKPSEDIAKKYLETGDYVWNAGMFVAPVALMLKHLEANQPVLFAGLQEIADAWDTPERDEVTARVWPTLPKIAIDYAVAEPAAAAGDVAVVPGTFRWDDVGDFAAIGRLNNAGDVDEVTVLGEGARVFTENASGVVVSDTKRVIALIGIKDVVIVDTPDALLVTTKEHAQRVKGAVDALKASGDTDVL, encoded by the coding sequence ATGCGCCACTTCCACGCGGTCATTCCGGCCGGCGGAGTGGGCACGCGCCTATGGCCGCTGTCGCGTGCCGCTGCGCCCAAATTCCTGCACGACCTCACGGGTTCGGGGAGCACCCTTCTCCGGGCGACGTATGACCGCTTGGAGCCGTTGGCCGGCAATCGGGTCCTGGTGGTCACAGGTGTGGCGCATCGTGCAGCCGTCTGCCGTCAGCTTCCCGAAGTGGGCGACGATGAGCTGGTCCTCGAAAGCGAACCCAAAGACTCAGGAGCGGCCATCGGTCTCGCCGCCGCCATCCTGCACCGTCGCGACCCGGACACCATCATGGGTTCCTTCGCCGCGGACCATGTCATCAGCCCGGACAACCTGTTCCAGGAGACGGTGCGAGAGGCTATCCACACCGCGGCCGCGGGAAAGATAGTTACGATCGGCATCAAGCCCACGCATCCCTCCACCGGGTTCGGCTACATCCGCACCGGCAATTTGCTCAATATCGACGATGCACCGAACGCGCATGCCGTCGTGGAATTCGTCGAGAAGCCAAGCGAGGACATCGCCAAGAAGTACCTGGAGACCGGCGACTACGTCTGGAATGCCGGAATGTTTGTCGCGCCCGTTGCCCTCATGCTCAAGCACCTTGAAGCGAACCAGCCGGTCCTGTTTGCCGGGCTGCAGGAAATCGCGGATGCCTGGGACACTCCGGAACGCGACGAGGTAACGGCCCGGGTGTGGCCTACCCTGCCTAAGATCGCCATTGATTATGCGGTGGCAGAACCCGCCGCGGCGGCGGGGGATGTCGCCGTCGTGCCCGGTACTTTCCGGTGGGATGACGTCGGAGACTTCGCCGCGATCGGTCGCCTCAACAACGCCGGCGACGTCGACGAAGTGACGGTTCTCGGCGAAGGTGCGCGCGTCTTCACCGAGAACGCGAGCGGCGTGGTTGTTTCCGATACCAAGCGCGTGATCGCGCTCATCGGCATCAAGGACGTTGTGATCGTGGACACGCCGGATGCTTTGCTGGTCACCACCAAGGAGCATGCGCAGCGGGTCAAGGGCGCGGTGGACGCGCTCAAGGCAAGCGGGGACACTGACGTTCTCTAG
- the sdhC gene encoding succinate dehydrogenase, cytochrome b556 subunit — protein MPTKPAGTLYRGREGMWSWVGHRITGVVIFFFLLVHVLDTSLVRVSPEAYTAVIGAYKNPLMALGETGLVAAIVFHAFNGLRVIAIDFWKKGAKYQRQLLWTVLVLWLVVFGAFAIRHLSLALGGH, from the coding sequence GTGCCGACAAAACCAGCTGGCACCTTGTACCGCGGCCGTGAAGGCATGTGGTCCTGGGTTGGACACCGCATTACCGGTGTTGTGATCTTTTTCTTCTTGTTGGTCCATGTGCTGGACACCTCATTGGTGCGTGTGTCCCCGGAGGCCTACACGGCTGTTATCGGCGCCTACAAGAACCCCCTCATGGCCCTGGGCGAAACGGGCCTCGTCGCAGCGATCGTCTTCCACGCCTTCAATGGCCTGCGAGTGATCGCCATTGACTTCTGGAAGAAGGGCGCCAAGTACCAGCGTCAATTGCTGTGGACCGTCCTCGTATTGTGGCTGGTCGTTTTCGGGGCCTTCGCCATCCGCCACCTGTCCCTCGCTCTGGGAGGCCACTAA